A single window of Thermoanaerobacterium sp. PSU-2 DNA harbors:
- a CDS encoding biotin transporter BioY yields the protein MFASITVVLSFISIPLPFSPVPITGQTLALMLSGSLLDPITAFLSMAIYLALGAIGIPVFAGFHGGIGILLGPTGGYLLAMPIASFVTSTILKTEKISFLKLIISNIIGGIVIVYLLGVLQLSIVAQLNLKKAVLLGALPYIPGDFIKVLLSSYLALKLMPILKKTHKN from the coding sequence ATGTTTGCATCAATCACTGTAGTACTAAGCTTCATAAGCATACCACTTCCTTTTTCGCCTGTGCCAATAACAGGTCAAACACTGGCATTAATGTTGTCTGGAAGCCTTTTGGACCCAATAACAGCTTTTTTAAGCATGGCTATCTATCTTGCACTCGGTGCAATAGGAATACCTGTTTTTGCAGGATTTCACGGTGGTATAGGAATACTCTTAGGTCCGACAGGTGGATATTTATTGGCTATGCCAATCGCATCATTTGTCACATCTACAATATTAAAAACTGAAAAGATAAGCTTTTTAAAGCTGATTATTTCTAATATAATCGGTGGCATAGTGATAGTCTATCTTTTGGGAGTTCTGCAATTAAGCATTGTAGCACAATTAAATTTAAAAAAAGCAGTTCTATTAGGTGCACTGCCTTACATACCAGGTGATTTCATAAAAGTTTTACTATCTTCATACTTGGCGTTAAAATTGATGCCAATATTAAAAAAAACACATAAAAACTGA
- the larC gene encoding nickel insertion protein translates to MSPEYYQYIFDRLLKNGALDVYITPIFMKKQRPANMLSVLCKEENLENLRKVIFEETSTFGLRQYKVDRYALDRDFKVVMTPFGDVRVKMGYLNGKFLKSHIESDDVKKIAEKTGLSVQAVLKILRQYDGT, encoded by the coding sequence ATGAGTCCGGAGTATTATCAGTACATATTTGATAGACTTCTAAAAAACGGAGCGTTGGATGTTTATATTACTCCAATATTTATGAAAAAACAAAGACCTGCTAATATGCTTTCTGTGCTTTGCAAGGAAGAAAATTTAGAGAACTTAAGAAAAGTAATTTTCGAAGAAACATCTACATTTGGCTTAAGGCAGTATAAAGTTGATAGATATGCTCTTGATAGAGATTTTAAAGTCGTTATGACTCCATTTGGAGATGTAAGAGTCAAAATGGGTTATCTGAATGGCAAATTTTTAAAATCTCACATCGAGTCAGATGATGTAAAAAAAATAGCTGAAAAAACAGGCCTTTCTGTGCAGGCTGTTCTAAAGATTTTGCGTCAATATGATGGCACATAA
- the larC gene encoding nickel pincer cofactor biosynthesis protein LarC, which yields MKLLYFDCFAGISGDMTISSLLGHGIDVDKFKEELNKLPLSGYSLKIGTTTKNGITANTFKVDFDEGHHHHRTMKDIEDIINGSLLNDDVKGMSLKIFRNLADAEGKIHGLPPHEVHFHEVGAVDSIIDIVGTSVLVDMIRPDKIIFSKLPLGSGFVKSQHGLIPVPAPATAELLKGIPVYDNGVCGELVTPTGAAIAKTLAHEFGAIPECEFESIGYGAGHKDFEVPNVLRTIVGTVELKKK from the coding sequence ATGAAGCTTTTGTACTTTGATTGTTTTGCGGGAATTTCAGGCGATATGACAATTTCCTCTCTTTTAGGACATGGCATAGATGTAGATAAATTTAAAGAGGAGCTTAATAAGCTTCCTTTAAGCGGATACAGCTTAAAAATTGGAACAACTACGAAGAATGGGATAACTGCAAATACCTTTAAAGTGGACTTTGATGAAGGACATCACCATCACAGGACTATGAAGGATATTGAGGACATAATAAATGGCAGTTTGCTAAATGATGATGTAAAAGGGATGAGCCTTAAAATATTTCGCAATTTAGCAGATGCTGAGGGAAAAATCCATGGCTTGCCGCCTCATGAAGTTCACTTTCATGAAGTAGGAGCAGTAGATTCCATCATTGATATAGTTGGGACATCTGTGCTTGTAGACATGATAAGACCTGATAAAATCATCTTTTCGAAGCTGCCTTTAGGGTCTGGGTTTGTGAAAAGCCAGCATGGCTTAATACCTGTTCCGGCACCAGCTACGGCAGAATTGTTAAAAGGCATACCTGTCTACGACAACGGAGTATGTGGTGAGCTTGTGACGCCTACAGGTGCGGCAATAGCTAAAACATTGGCTCATGAGTTTGGAGCGATACCGGAATGTGAATTTGAATCTATAGGATACGGCGCAGGACACAAAGATTTTGAAGTGCCAAACGTATTAAGGACGATTGTAGGTACTGTAGAACTAAAAAAAAAGTAG
- the larB gene encoding nickel pincer cofactor biosynthesis protein LarB produces the protein MYDNYIKDVLEKYDNGLIKLEDAVEALKKLPYEDLGFAKIDYNREVRRGYPEVIYCEGKTPEQVREIAVRMYEKGSDVLGTRASLDHFEAVRQVCDKAVYYDVARIISIRTDEVKKTKGVIGVVAAGTSDLPVAEEAAVTAELMGNSVKRIYDVGVAGIHRLISKIDELRSFRVIICIAGMEGALPTVVGGLVACPIIAVPTSVGYGANFHGLSALLAMLNSCSSGVSVVNIDNGFGAAYSASLINKIGE, from the coding sequence ATGTACGATAATTACATAAAAGATGTACTTGAGAAATATGATAATGGTTTGATTAAGCTGGAAGATGCCGTTGAGGCATTAAAAAAACTTCCTTACGAGGATTTGGGTTTTGCAAAAATAGATTACAATAGAGAAGTAAGGCGTGGATACCCTGAAGTTATATACTGTGAAGGAAAAACTCCTGAACAAGTGAGAGAAATAGCAGTAAGAATGTATGAAAAAGGCAGCGATGTATTAGGTACAAGAGCATCTTTAGATCATTTTGAGGCAGTAAGACAAGTATGTGATAAAGCTGTTTATTACGATGTAGCAAGGATAATATCAATTAGAACAGATGAGGTAAAAAAGACAAAGGGTGTAATAGGAGTTGTTGCAGCAGGCACATCAGATCTTCCTGTGGCGGAAGAAGCGGCTGTAACTGCTGAACTTATGGGTAATTCCGTAAAACGTATATATGATGTAGGTGTGGCTGGAATACACAGATTGATAAGCAAAATTGATGAACTAAGGAGCTTTAGAGTCATAATATGTATTGCAGGTATGGAAGGTGCTTTGCCTACAGTTGTAGGCGGACTTGTTGCATGTCCAATCATTGCAGTGCCGACAAGTGTTGGATATGGCGCTAATTTTCACGGGCTTTCGGCGCTTCTCGCTATGCTTAACTCATGTTCCAGTGGTGTCAGCGTAGTCAACATTGACAATGGGTTTGGCGCAGCGTATTCTGCAAGTCTAATAAATAAGATAGGAGAGTAG
- the larE gene encoding ATP-dependent sacrificial sulfur transferase LarE translates to MKLEEKYENLKKYIEKLGSAVVAFSGGVDSTFLAKVCYDVLKDRCVAVTATSSTYPQREFKEAQELAKEIGIRHRVIRSEELEIEGFSKNPIDRCYYCKSELFSKLKNVAEEEGIEHVLDGTNYDDTGDFRPGRRAARELGVKSPLLECGFTKNDIREMSKILGLPTWNKPVYACLSSRFPYGEEITDEKLSMVDKAEEYLLKLGFIGFRVRHHGDIARIELDPRQIDMMLDESMRKNVVSKLKEIGFKYVALDLEGYRTGSMNEAVAELINDVR, encoded by the coding sequence ATGAAACTGGAAGAAAAATACGAAAATTTAAAGAAGTACATAGAGAAACTTGGAAGTGCTGTCGTAGCTTTTTCAGGGGGAGTTGATAGCACTTTTCTTGCAAAAGTCTGTTATGATGTGCTTAAGGATAGATGTGTAGCTGTTACTGCTACATCTTCTACATATCCGCAAAGAGAATTTAAAGAAGCGCAGGAATTGGCAAAAGAAATTGGTATAAGGCATAGAGTCATAAGGTCTGAGGAGCTGGAGATAGAGGGATTTTCAAAAAATCCTATAGACAGGTGCTATTATTGTAAAAGTGAACTATTTTCAAAGTTAAAGAATGTGGCAGAAGAAGAAGGTATTGAGCATGTTTTGGATGGTACAAATTATGATGACACAGGAGATTTCAGGCCAGGAAGACGAGCTGCAAGGGAATTAGGCGTGAAAAGCCCTTTATTAGAGTGTGGATTTACAAAAAACGATATAAGAGAGATGTCTAAAATTTTAGGGCTTCCAACATGGAACAAACCTGTTTATGCATGCCTTTCATCTCGTTTTCCTTATGGAGAAGAAATAACAGATGAAAAATTGTCAATGGTGGATAAAGCAGAAGAATATCTTTTAAAATTAGGCTTTATTGGTTTTAGAGTAAGACATCATGGGGATATTGCCAGAATAGAGCTTGATCCAAGACAGATTGACATGATGTTGGATGAGTCTATGAGAAAAAATGTAGTTTCAAAATTGAAAGAGATAGGCTTTAAATATGTAGCACTGGATCTTGAAGGATATAGAACTGGAAGCATGAATGAAGCTGTGGCGGAGCTGATAAATGATGTACGATAA
- a CDS encoding CDP-alcohol phosphatidyltransferase family protein: MNIPNTLTLIRFVLIPVFVYSFFYIYNGNIYAAAVFLISGLTDVLDGYIARHYNQITKVGILMDPLADKLMIITVLFSLWIKGIIPFFIILIVIIKEVTMIIGAFILYKRKDITIPANRFGKTATLLFYVAIIFSIFDWPYGLTLMIIALLLALVAFFIYSIEFRLYNKKQ, from the coding sequence ATGAACATACCGAATACATTGACGTTGATTAGATTTGTACTTATACCTGTTTTTGTTTACAGTTTTTTTTACATATACAATGGAAATATTTATGCCGCAGCAGTATTCTTGATATCTGGACTTACTGATGTGCTTGATGGGTATATTGCTCGCCATTACAACCAGATAACGAAAGTAGGTATATTGATGGATCCATTGGCGGATAAGTTGATGATTATAACTGTTCTGTTTAGCCTTTGGATCAAGGGAATAATACCATTCTTCATTATTTTGATTGTAATTATAAAAGAAGTGACAATGATAATAGGTGCATTTATTTTGTATAAAAGAAAAGATATTACAATACCTGCTAATAGATTTGGAAAAACTGCAACACTTCTTTTTTATGTAGCTATAATTTTTTCAATATTTGATTGGCCTTATGGTCTTACACTTATGATAATAGCCTTGCTATTGGCACTTGTAGCCTTTTTTATTTATTCAATAGAATTTAGGCTTTACAATAAAAAGCAATGA
- a CDS encoding phosphatase PAP2 family protein, producing MQAAIIKDIQLISNPILDYFFICITMMGSSLFYFLALPLFYWCIDKRFGLKLGLVLLSSIYVNTVIKNVTMVQRPIGYPGIRSIFTQSAGGYSFPSGHAQGTTTFWGTMMFKYNKKITKILGVAAIILVSISRLYLGVHWPVDIVGGILIALLVIIVAELVDSIIIEGKYDIKLIYKIILSLIVPLGLIILFPYNENFEYMALASGTMIGYFIDQHYFKFTVNNTVKGQIAKLIIGLSFFAVILSTLKYLLPYTEIFNAFRYFIGGLWISIGAPLLFNKLKLNKKIL from the coding sequence ATGCAAGCAGCCATAATAAAGGATATTCAGCTTATATCAAATCCAATTTTAGATTATTTTTTTATATGTATAACAATGATGGGAAGCTCATTATTTTATTTTTTAGCACTGCCTTTATTTTATTGGTGCATTGATAAAAGATTTGGGCTTAAATTAGGGTTAGTGCTTTTGTCATCTATATACGTCAATACAGTAATAAAAAACGTAACAATGGTTCAAAGGCCAATTGGATACCCTGGTATCAGATCGATTTTCACACAATCCGCTGGCGGATATTCATTTCCCAGTGGCCATGCACAAGGTACAACTACGTTTTGGGGCACAATGATGTTTAAATACAATAAGAAAATCACAAAAATTTTAGGCGTAGCTGCAATAATATTAGTCTCCATATCGCGGTTGTACCTTGGCGTTCACTGGCCTGTCGATATAGTTGGTGGAATTTTAATCGCTTTGTTAGTGATAATAGTCGCGGAACTTGTAGACAGTATAATAATCGAAGGCAAGTATGATATAAAGCTTATATATAAGATAATTCTTTCGCTAATTGTGCCTTTAGGATTGATAATTTTGTTTCCATACAATGAAAACTTCGAATACATGGCATTGGCATCTGGTACAATGATAGGATATTTTATTGACCAACATTACTTTAAATTCACCGTAAATAATACGGTTAAAGGTCAAATAGCAAAGTTGATAATTGGTTTGTCATTTTTTGCTGTGATATTAAGCACTTTAAAATATTTGCTGCCTTATACAGAAATTTTCAATGCATTTAGATATTTCATTGGAGGGTTATGGATTTCAATTGGAGCACCACTTCTATTCAATAAACTCAAGCTTAACAAAAAAATCTTATAA
- a CDS encoding FAD-dependent oxidoreductase, producing the protein MMKFVIIGNGIAALQAAENIRKNDGESKITMISREKYNTYYRVKLSHLLGQQFDLGKLYVKPDQWYEDNNIDVLLKRNVLSVDTDKKIVKLDDGSILTYDVLIVASGSHSFVPPVKGNDKKGVYAVRSLDDVEKLNEYINGKKRGVVVGGGLLGLEAAWSLRQTGYDMTVIEFFPRLLPKQSDEEGARIIEKIIENSGINLVLGAEVEEIIGDPVDGVMLKNGIKIDADFVIFSAGVRPNLDAIKDSGIKINKGIVVDDFMKTNVDDVYAAGDVAEHNGKIYGLWTVALAQGRTAGLNAVGIKTVYKEVPPSSTLKVTGVDVFSSGDIFDEAAVSYRYKDGNTYYKLFAKENKLIGAILIGDISYSTKVKKAIDSGLDLKEFLISSKDAKEILEKI; encoded by the coding sequence ATGATGAAGTTCGTAATCATTGGAAACGGAATTGCTGCACTTCAAGCTGCTGAAAATATCAGAAAGAACGATGGTGAATCAAAGATTACGATGATCTCAAGGGAAAAATACAACACGTATTACAGGGTGAAATTGTCACATTTACTTGGCCAACAATTTGATTTGGGAAAATTATATGTAAAGCCTGATCAATGGTATGAAGATAACAATATAGACGTTTTGCTTAAGAGAAATGTGCTATCGGTAGATACAGATAAAAAAATTGTGAAGTTGGATGACGGCAGCATTTTAACATATGATGTTCTCATAGTCGCATCTGGAAGTCATAGTTTTGTTCCACCAGTTAAAGGAAACGATAAAAAAGGTGTTTACGCAGTGAGAAGCCTTGACGATGTGGAAAAATTAAACGAGTATATAAATGGCAAAAAACGAGGTGTAGTAGTGGGAGGTGGATTGTTAGGACTTGAAGCGGCCTGGTCATTAAGGCAAACTGGTTACGACATGACAGTTATAGAATTTTTTCCAAGGCTGCTACCTAAACAGTCTGACGAAGAAGGAGCGAGGATTATTGAAAAGATCATTGAGAATAGCGGTATAAATCTTGTATTAGGTGCAGAAGTAGAGGAGATAATTGGTGATCCAGTTGACGGTGTTATGCTTAAAAATGGGATTAAAATTGATGCCGATTTTGTGATATTTTCAGCAGGCGTAAGGCCGAACTTGGATGCGATTAAGGATTCAGGTATTAAAATCAATAAAGGAATTGTAGTTGATGATTTTATGAAGACAAATGTTGACGATGTATATGCAGCGGGTGATGTCGCTGAGCACAACGGCAAAATATATGGCCTCTGGACTGTCGCTTTGGCTCAAGGAAGGACGGCAGGCTTAAACGCTGTTGGTATTAAGACGGTATACAAAGAAGTACCTCCGTCAAGCACTTTGAAGGTAACTGGTGTGGATGTTTTTTCATCGGGAGATATTTTTGATGAAGCTGCTGTATCCTACAGATATAAAGATGGAAATACTTATTATAAATTGTTTGCAAAAGAAAATAAATTAATAGGAGCAATTCTCATAGGCGATATAAGCTATTCTACAAAAGTAAAGAAAGCTATTGATTCTGGGCTTGATTTAAAAGAATTTTTAATTTCATCAAAAGATGCCAAGGAGATATTAGAAAAAATATAA
- a CDS encoding FprA family A-type flavoprotein: MDKVVKIKNDVYWVGVLDPDLEYFDIVWRTPWGTSYNSYLVKGKEKIALIETVKEPFYDEYVDKIKSLVNLKDIDYIIVDHTEPDHSGALPKLLKEAVNAEVIGSRTAITFLKGQINRDFKFRIVNDGDSIELGGKTLKFIMAPFLHWPDTMFTYLEEERILFTCDAFGCHYTPKHLFNDLEDDFKEAYKLYFDSIISPFKPKVLEALEKIKDIPLDVIAVGHGPVLRENIDKYLQDYEKWSKEDVAQKKKVLIYYVSAYGNTRKMAEEIGNGIKDSGVIDVEIYNAKAVDLDDVRDKLEKADGLLFGSPTITGDAVEPIWNVIDRINPIKNKNKPAAVFGSYGWSGEAIPLMEERLKGLKLNLVEPGLKVNFIPSDDDIERCRDFGRIFASSLV, translated from the coding sequence ATGGATAAAGTCGTTAAAATAAAAAATGATGTTTACTGGGTGGGAGTTTTAGATCCTGATCTTGAGTATTTTGATATAGTATGGAGAACACCATGGGGAACATCTTACAATTCATATCTTGTAAAAGGAAAAGAAAAAATCGCATTGATTGAAACGGTAAAAGAGCCATTTTACGATGAGTACGTCGATAAGATAAAAAGCCTTGTAAATTTAAAAGACATTGATTATATCATTGTAGACCATACAGAACCTGATCATTCTGGTGCATTGCCGAAACTTCTCAAAGAGGCGGTAAACGCGGAAGTCATTGGCAGCAGGACGGCTATAACTTTTTTGAAAGGACAGATAAACCGCGATTTTAAGTTTAGAATAGTAAATGATGGTGACTCTATTGAATTAGGCGGTAAGACATTAAAATTCATCATGGCACCGTTTCTTCATTGGCCTGACACAATGTTTACTTATCTGGAGGAAGAAAGAATTTTATTTACATGCGATGCTTTTGGCTGCCATTATACACCTAAACATCTTTTTAACGATCTTGAAGATGATTTTAAAGAAGCTTACAAGCTTTATTTTGATTCCATCATAAGCCCATTTAAGCCAAAGGTTTTGGAGGCATTGGAAAAAATTAAGGATATTCCTCTTGATGTAATAGCAGTAGGACATGGACCTGTGCTGAGGGAAAATATCGATAAGTATTTGCAGGATTATGAGAAGTGGAGCAAAGAAGATGTAGCTCAAAAAAAGAAAGTGCTTATATACTATGTTTCTGCATACGGAAACACGAGAAAAATGGCTGAGGAGATTGGCAATGGCATAAAAGATTCTGGTGTCATAGATGTTGAAATATACAACGCAAAAGCTGTTGATTTAGATGATGTTAGAGATAAGCTTGAAAAAGCAGATGGACTTTTGTTTGGTTCTCCTACAATTACTGGTGATGCTGTTGAACCTATATGGAATGTCATAGATAGAATAAATCCAATAAAGAATAAAAATAAGCCTGCTGCAGTTTTCGGTTCTTATGGATGGAGTGGCGAGGCAATACCATTGATGGAAGAAAGGCTAAAAGGTCTTAAACTTAATTTGGTTGAACCGGGTCTTAAAGTTAATTTTATTCCAAGCGATGACGATATTGAAAGGTGCAGAGATTTTGGAAGAATATTTGCTTCATCGCTTGTATAA
- a CDS encoding ribonuclease H-like YkuK family protein encodes MNFVNPTKGVLDIDKMFNDIVEFIKSDKNSKYKLMIGTDSQPGKVICFVSAVIIYREGKGARYYYRKFQHKKIPSLRQRIFMEANYSIELANILSSKFEKMGKKDFNIEIHLDVGENGMTKDIIKEVVGMVTGCGFDAQVKPDSYGASKVADKHTKSM; translated from the coding sequence TTGAATTTTGTAAATCCGACAAAAGGCGTTTTGGATATTGATAAGATGTTTAATGATATTGTGGAGTTTATAAAAAGCGATAAAAATTCCAAGTACAAGCTTATGATAGGGACTGATTCACAACCTGGCAAAGTCATATGCTTTGTTTCTGCGGTAATCATATATCGCGAAGGAAAAGGTGCCAGATATTACTACAGGAAGTTTCAACATAAAAAAATTCCATCTCTAAGGCAAAGGATTTTTATGGAGGCTAATTACAGCATAGAGCTTGCAAATATATTGTCATCAAAATTTGAAAAAATGGGTAAGAAAGATTTTAATATAGAGATACATCTTGATGTTGGCGAGAACGGCATGACAAAAGACATTATAAAAGAAGTAGTTGGTATGGTTACAGGCTGTGGCTTTGATGCACAGGTAAAACCTGATTCATACGGAGCAAGCAAAGTAGCTGATAAACATACAAAGTCAATGTAA